The Synchiropus splendidus isolate RoL2022-P1 chromosome 11, RoL_Sspl_1.0, whole genome shotgun sequence genome contains a region encoding:
- the rmnd5b gene encoding E3 ubiquitin-protein transferase RMND5B isoform X1 produces the protein MVCVAIAAAAHNSPRSPFKFRSVLTELQRSACVREFLIGTMEQCACVERELEKVLHRFVMYGHQSEERLDELLRSVCEIRGQLVAFGVQDADLSVLSQTMAQCCKNIKETVQMLASRHKDIHGSVSKVGKAIDRNFDAEISAVVAETVWDTPERQKHLSETIVEHLYRQGMLSVAEDLCQESGVVIDMSMKQPFLELNRILEALRMQDLRPALEWAVTNRQRLLDLNSTLEFKLHRLYFISLLSGGIGNQMQALQYARHFQPFASQHQRDIQILMGSLVYLRHGIENSPYRSLLETNQWAEICNIFTRDACALLGLSVESPLSVSFASGCMALPVLMNIKQVIEQRQCSGVWTHKDELPIEIDLGKKCWYHSVFACPILRQQTSESNPPMKLICGHVISRDALNKLTNAGKLKCPYCPMEQNPSHAKQIYF, from the exons ATGGTCTGTGTTGcgatagcagcagcagcacataaCAGTCCCCGTTCACCTTTTAAATTCAGAAGCGTACTGACAGAACTACAAAGGAG tgcatgtgtgcgtgagtTTCTCATTGGAACAATGGagcagtgtgcgtgtgtggagcGAGAACTGGAGAAAGTGCTCCATCGCTTTGTCATGTACGGCCACCAGTCAGAGGAAAGGCTGGACGAGCTTCTTCGCAGCGTCTGTGAAATTCGAGGACAGCTCGTCGCGTTTG GAGTTCAAGATGCAGACTTGTCGGTTCTGTCTCAGACAATGGCTCAGTGCTGCAAGAACATAAAAGAAACGGTGCAGATGCTCGCCTCTCGACACAAAGACATTCACGGCAGCGTGTCCAAAGTGGGCAAAGCCATCGATCGG AATTTTGACGCAGAAATAAGTGCTGTGGTGGCAGAGACGGTGTGGGACACGCCTGAGAGACAGAAGCATCTGAGTGAAACCATTGTCGAGCATCTTTACAGACAGGGCATGCTCAGTGTGGCAGAAGATCTGTGTCAG GAGTCGGGTGTAGTCATCGACATGAGTATGAAGCAGCCTTTTCTGGAGCTCAACAGAATCCTCGAAGCGCTGAGGATGCAAGACCTGCGGCCAGCACTGGA GTGGGCGGTGACGAATCGTCAGCGACTTTTGGACCTCAACAGCACGTTAGAGTTCAAACTGCACCGCTTGTACTTCATCAGTCTCCTCAGCGGCGGCATCGGGAACCAAATGCAGGCCTTGCAGTACGCCAGACACTTCCAGCCCTTCGCCTCGCAGCATCAGAGAG ATATTCAGATCCTGATGGGGAGTCTGGTCTACCTGCGCCACGGTATTGAGAACTCACCCTATCGCAGTCTGCTGGAGACCAATCAGTGGGCGGAGATTTGCAACATCTTCACCAGAGATGCCTGTGCACTGCTGGGCCTCTCGGTAGAGTCTCCACTCAGTGTTAG TTTTGCGTCGGGTTGCATGGCCTTGCCTGTGCTGATGAACATCAAGCAGGTGATCGAACAGAGACAGTGCAGCGGCGTCTGGACGCACAAGGACGAGCTGCCG ATTGAGATCGACCTGGGAAAGAAGTGCTGGTACCACTCGGTGTTTGCCTGCCCCATCCTTCGACAACAGACCTCCGAGAGCAACCCTCCCATGAAGCTCATCTGCGGCCACGTCATCTCCAGAGACGCGCTCAACAAACTCACCAATGCTGGGAA gTTGAAATGCCCGTACTGCCCAATGGAACAGAACCCCTCACACGCCAAGCAGATCTACTTTTGA
- the rmnd5b gene encoding E3 ubiquitin-protein transferase RMND5B isoform X2 — translation MFLAKSGACVREFLIGTMEQCACVERELEKVLHRFVMYGHQSEERLDELLRSVCEIRGQLVAFGVQDADLSVLSQTMAQCCKNIKETVQMLASRHKDIHGSVSKVGKAIDRNFDAEISAVVAETVWDTPERQKHLSETIVEHLYRQGMLSVAEDLCQESGVVIDMSMKQPFLELNRILEALRMQDLRPALEWAVTNRQRLLDLNSTLEFKLHRLYFISLLSGGIGNQMQALQYARHFQPFASQHQRDIQILMGSLVYLRHGIENSPYRSLLETNQWAEICNIFTRDACALLGLSVESPLSVSFASGCMALPVLMNIKQVIEQRQCSGVWTHKDELPIEIDLGKKCWYHSVFACPILRQQTSESNPPMKLICGHVISRDALNKLTNAGKLKCPYCPMEQNPSHAKQIYF, via the exons ATGTTCCTGGCCAAGTCTGG tgcatgtgtgcgtgagtTTCTCATTGGAACAATGGagcagtgtgcgtgtgtggagcGAGAACTGGAGAAAGTGCTCCATCGCTTTGTCATGTACGGCCACCAGTCAGAGGAAAGGCTGGACGAGCTTCTTCGCAGCGTCTGTGAAATTCGAGGACAGCTCGTCGCGTTTG GAGTTCAAGATGCAGACTTGTCGGTTCTGTCTCAGACAATGGCTCAGTGCTGCAAGAACATAAAAGAAACGGTGCAGATGCTCGCCTCTCGACACAAAGACATTCACGGCAGCGTGTCCAAAGTGGGCAAAGCCATCGATCGG AATTTTGACGCAGAAATAAGTGCTGTGGTGGCAGAGACGGTGTGGGACACGCCTGAGAGACAGAAGCATCTGAGTGAAACCATTGTCGAGCATCTTTACAGACAGGGCATGCTCAGTGTGGCAGAAGATCTGTGTCAG GAGTCGGGTGTAGTCATCGACATGAGTATGAAGCAGCCTTTTCTGGAGCTCAACAGAATCCTCGAAGCGCTGAGGATGCAAGACCTGCGGCCAGCACTGGA GTGGGCGGTGACGAATCGTCAGCGACTTTTGGACCTCAACAGCACGTTAGAGTTCAAACTGCACCGCTTGTACTTCATCAGTCTCCTCAGCGGCGGCATCGGGAACCAAATGCAGGCCTTGCAGTACGCCAGACACTTCCAGCCCTTCGCCTCGCAGCATCAGAGAG ATATTCAGATCCTGATGGGGAGTCTGGTCTACCTGCGCCACGGTATTGAGAACTCACCCTATCGCAGTCTGCTGGAGACCAATCAGTGGGCGGAGATTTGCAACATCTTCACCAGAGATGCCTGTGCACTGCTGGGCCTCTCGGTAGAGTCTCCACTCAGTGTTAG TTTTGCGTCGGGTTGCATGGCCTTGCCTGTGCTGATGAACATCAAGCAGGTGATCGAACAGAGACAGTGCAGCGGCGTCTGGACGCACAAGGACGAGCTGCCG ATTGAGATCGACCTGGGAAAGAAGTGCTGGTACCACTCGGTGTTTGCCTGCCCCATCCTTCGACAACAGACCTCCGAGAGCAACCCTCCCATGAAGCTCATCTGCGGCCACGTCATCTCCAGAGACGCGCTCAACAAACTCACCAATGCTGGGAA gTTGAAATGCCCGTACTGCCCAATGGAACAGAACCCCTCACACGCCAAGCAGATCTACTTTTGA
- the n4bp3 gene encoding NEDD4-binding protein 3-A isoform X1, which produces MATSVQTLPLTRGHNKRFRNPFPAATLSSRCSMGSVGSLVERPDVSPTKVNRAVPQVRPKPANGLLKKGFTQRELLNYLNINRKVTKSSSSADLKNIITSVSGVEEENLYAKVYHKDGTEVDLTKNSLPSTGKHEKAHFRSSAFKPVTPKNFSSMQNLYPSSKSEDLDNGLSNGLRRAYGNVPKAVSTSSSSSSPSRPGVQTTNMNPCFLQPLSTARGPSQEEDNLSDSGHNSMSSLPPYKPPFRPHLSNISASMGHINTIGSVDRSPLASKAPGLQGGPTGEMACRSMATLTRLAPYGGEAPPPYEWTLSLSVEDVVRDLEERLVEKEHELKQMRRNLDESEGAIAQVFEGKQRLWEQEVEELKRLYAAKLRQVSQHAQRSQRGLQLQLYRAQQEKNKLQEELESCRREQGPESGAVKKCISPTLEETQWEVCQKAGEISLLKQQLRDSQAEVTHKLSEIFQLKTQLRESRGELRRKESQVEALKLVLQGAQRRRLGSQTTSDDGRGEEGAATSAGGSGGHTEERLRAELLLERRQSEAQATVFEEERQTWQTEKDKVIRYQKELQASYLEMHRRNEELQREVSQLRASRHLAEGRDGSLEREVAELKSSMREEREEERCSSGLPWINRIESSEI; this is translated from the exons ATGGCAACCTCAGTCCAGACTCTTCCACTGACCCGTGGCCACAACAAAAGATTTCGCAACCCTTTCCCTGCCGCGACCCTCTCCTCCCGCTGCAGCATGGGAAGTGTAGGCAGTCTGGTGGAGCGGCCCGACGTGTCGCCCACCAAAGTCAACCGCGCCGTGCCGCAAGTGAGGCCCAAGCCTGCCAACGGGCTTTTAAAAAAAGGCTTCACTCAACGAGAGCTGCTGAACTACCTCAACATCAACAG GAAAGTGACAAAATCAAGTTCCAGCGCCGACCTGAAGAACATCATCACCTCGGTGAGCGGCGTTGAAGAGGAAAACCTCTACGCCAAAGTCTACCACAAGGACGGGACCGAGGTGGACTTGACGAAGAATTCACTTCCCAGTACTGGCAAGCATGAGAAG GCTCATTTCAGGTCATCGGCCTTCAAACCCGTCACACCGAAAAATTTCAGCTCCATGCAAAACCTATATCCCTCGTCCAAGTCAGAGGACCTGGATAACGGACTGTCCAACGGGCTTCGCCGAGCCTATGGGAATGTTCCCAAGGCGGTGtctacttcctcttcctcctcctccccctctcgtCCAGGAGTCCAGACCACCAACATG AATCCCTGCTTTCTCCAGCCACTGTCCACTGCTCGAGGGCCGAGTCAGGAGGAGGATAACCTCTCAGACTCCGGTCACAACTCCATGAGCAGCCTGCCTCCGTACAAGCCTCCCTTCCGTCCACATCTGTCGAACATCAG TGCATCTATGGGCCACATCAACACGATCGGATCGGTGGACCGCAGCCCTCTGGCCAGCAAGGCACCTGGGCTGCAGGGAGGGCCCACCGGGGAGATGGCGTGTCGCAGCATGGCCACCCTGACCAGACTGGCTCCGTATGGAGGAGAAGCTCCGCCCCCTTATGAGTGGACCCTCTCGCTGTCCGTGGAGGACGTG GTGCGGGATCTGGAGGAGCGGCTGGTTGAGAAGGAGCACGAGCTAAAACAGATGAGGAGGAACTTGGACGAGAGCGAGGGTGCAATTGCGCAG GTGTTCGAGGGGAAGCAGCGACTgtgggagcaggaggtggaggagctgaagcgcTTGTACGCTGCCAAGCTCAGGCAGGTTTCCCAGCATGCCCAGCGCTCCCAGAGAggcctccagctgcagctgtaCAGGGCCCAGCAGGAGAAGAACAAACTGCAGGAGGAGTTGGAGAGCTGCAGAAGAGAACAAGGCCCAGAGAGCGGAGCTGTGAAGAAGTGCATCAGTCCCACTCTGGAGGAGACGCAGTGGGAG GTGTGCCAGAAGGCCGGAGAGATCTCTCTgctcaagcagcagctcagggacTCGCAGGCCGAGGTGACCCACAAACTGAGCGAGATCTTCCAGCTGAAGACTCAGCTGCGGGAGAGTCGCGGGGAGCTGCGCAGGAAGGAGAGCCAGGTGGAGGCGCTCAAGCtggtcctgcagggggcgcagcGGCGCAGGCTGGGTTCTCAGACCACCAGCGATGAcgggagaggggaggagggcgCAGCCACATCTGCAG GAGGCAGCGGCGGCCACACAGAGGAGCGTCTGCGagcggagctgctgctggagcggcGCCAGAGCGAAGCCCAGGCCACGGTGTTCGAGGAGGAGCGGCAGACGTGGCAGACGGAGAAAGACAAGGTCATCCGCTACCAGAAGGAGCTGCAGGCCAGCTACCTGGAGATGCACCGCCGCAACGAGGAGCTGCAGAGGGAAGTGAGCCAGCTGAGAGCCAGCAGACACCTGGCAGAAGGTCGCGATGGGTCGCTGGAAAGAGAAGTGGCGGAGCTGAAGAGCAGcatgagagaggagagagaggaagagaggtgcTCCTCTGGGCTGCCGTGGATCAACAGGATAGAGTCGTCAGAGATTTGA
- the rmnd5b gene encoding E3 ubiquitin-protein transferase RMND5B isoform X3 yields the protein MEQCACVERELEKVLHRFVMYGHQSEERLDELLRSVCEIRGQLVAFGVQDADLSVLSQTMAQCCKNIKETVQMLASRHKDIHGSVSKVGKAIDRNFDAEISAVVAETVWDTPERQKHLSETIVEHLYRQGMLSVAEDLCQESGVVIDMSMKQPFLELNRILEALRMQDLRPALEWAVTNRQRLLDLNSTLEFKLHRLYFISLLSGGIGNQMQALQYARHFQPFASQHQRDIQILMGSLVYLRHGIENSPYRSLLETNQWAEICNIFTRDACALLGLSVESPLSVSFASGCMALPVLMNIKQVIEQRQCSGVWTHKDELPIEIDLGKKCWYHSVFACPILRQQTSESNPPMKLICGHVISRDALNKLTNAGKLKCPYCPMEQNPSHAKQIYF from the exons ATGGagcagtgtgcgtgtgtggagcGAGAACTGGAGAAAGTGCTCCATCGCTTTGTCATGTACGGCCACCAGTCAGAGGAAAGGCTGGACGAGCTTCTTCGCAGCGTCTGTGAAATTCGAGGACAGCTCGTCGCGTTTG GAGTTCAAGATGCAGACTTGTCGGTTCTGTCTCAGACAATGGCTCAGTGCTGCAAGAACATAAAAGAAACGGTGCAGATGCTCGCCTCTCGACACAAAGACATTCACGGCAGCGTGTCCAAAGTGGGCAAAGCCATCGATCGG AATTTTGACGCAGAAATAAGTGCTGTGGTGGCAGAGACGGTGTGGGACACGCCTGAGAGACAGAAGCATCTGAGTGAAACCATTGTCGAGCATCTTTACAGACAGGGCATGCTCAGTGTGGCAGAAGATCTGTGTCAG GAGTCGGGTGTAGTCATCGACATGAGTATGAAGCAGCCTTTTCTGGAGCTCAACAGAATCCTCGAAGCGCTGAGGATGCAAGACCTGCGGCCAGCACTGGA GTGGGCGGTGACGAATCGTCAGCGACTTTTGGACCTCAACAGCACGTTAGAGTTCAAACTGCACCGCTTGTACTTCATCAGTCTCCTCAGCGGCGGCATCGGGAACCAAATGCAGGCCTTGCAGTACGCCAGACACTTCCAGCCCTTCGCCTCGCAGCATCAGAGAG ATATTCAGATCCTGATGGGGAGTCTGGTCTACCTGCGCCACGGTATTGAGAACTCACCCTATCGCAGTCTGCTGGAGACCAATCAGTGGGCGGAGATTTGCAACATCTTCACCAGAGATGCCTGTGCACTGCTGGGCCTCTCGGTAGAGTCTCCACTCAGTGTTAG TTTTGCGTCGGGTTGCATGGCCTTGCCTGTGCTGATGAACATCAAGCAGGTGATCGAACAGAGACAGTGCAGCGGCGTCTGGACGCACAAGGACGAGCTGCCG ATTGAGATCGACCTGGGAAAGAAGTGCTGGTACCACTCGGTGTTTGCCTGCCCCATCCTTCGACAACAGACCTCCGAGAGCAACCCTCCCATGAAGCTCATCTGCGGCCACGTCATCTCCAGAGACGCGCTCAACAAACTCACCAATGCTGGGAA gTTGAAATGCCCGTACTGCCCAATGGAACAGAACCCCTCACACGCCAAGCAGATCTACTTTTGA
- the n4bp3 gene encoding NEDD4-binding protein 3-A isoform X2, with the protein MATSVQTLPLTRGHNKRFRNPFPAATLSSRCSMGSVGSLVERPDVSPTKVNRAVPQVRPKPANGLLKKGFTQRELLNYLNINRKVTKSSSSADLKNIITSVSGVEEENLYAKVYHKDGTEVDLTKNSLPSTGKHEKAHFRSSAFKPVTPKNFSSMQNLYPSSKSEDLDNGLSNGLRRAYGNVPKAVSTSSSSSSPSRPGVQTTNMPLSTARGPSQEEDNLSDSGHNSMSSLPPYKPPFRPHLSNISASMGHINTIGSVDRSPLASKAPGLQGGPTGEMACRSMATLTRLAPYGGEAPPPYEWTLSLSVEDVVRDLEERLVEKEHELKQMRRNLDESEGAIAQVFEGKQRLWEQEVEELKRLYAAKLRQVSQHAQRSQRGLQLQLYRAQQEKNKLQEELESCRREQGPESGAVKKCISPTLEETQWEVCQKAGEISLLKQQLRDSQAEVTHKLSEIFQLKTQLRESRGELRRKESQVEALKLVLQGAQRRRLGSQTTSDDGRGEEGAATSAGGSGGHTEERLRAELLLERRQSEAQATVFEEERQTWQTEKDKVIRYQKELQASYLEMHRRNEELQREVSQLRASRHLAEGRDGSLEREVAELKSSMREEREEERCSSGLPWINRIESSEI; encoded by the exons ATGGCAACCTCAGTCCAGACTCTTCCACTGACCCGTGGCCACAACAAAAGATTTCGCAACCCTTTCCCTGCCGCGACCCTCTCCTCCCGCTGCAGCATGGGAAGTGTAGGCAGTCTGGTGGAGCGGCCCGACGTGTCGCCCACCAAAGTCAACCGCGCCGTGCCGCAAGTGAGGCCCAAGCCTGCCAACGGGCTTTTAAAAAAAGGCTTCACTCAACGAGAGCTGCTGAACTACCTCAACATCAACAG GAAAGTGACAAAATCAAGTTCCAGCGCCGACCTGAAGAACATCATCACCTCGGTGAGCGGCGTTGAAGAGGAAAACCTCTACGCCAAAGTCTACCACAAGGACGGGACCGAGGTGGACTTGACGAAGAATTCACTTCCCAGTACTGGCAAGCATGAGAAG GCTCATTTCAGGTCATCGGCCTTCAAACCCGTCACACCGAAAAATTTCAGCTCCATGCAAAACCTATATCCCTCGTCCAAGTCAGAGGACCTGGATAACGGACTGTCCAACGGGCTTCGCCGAGCCTATGGGAATGTTCCCAAGGCGGTGtctacttcctcttcctcctcctccccctctcgtCCAGGAGTCCAGACCACCAACATG CCACTGTCCACTGCTCGAGGGCCGAGTCAGGAGGAGGATAACCTCTCAGACTCCGGTCACAACTCCATGAGCAGCCTGCCTCCGTACAAGCCTCCCTTCCGTCCACATCTGTCGAACATCAG TGCATCTATGGGCCACATCAACACGATCGGATCGGTGGACCGCAGCCCTCTGGCCAGCAAGGCACCTGGGCTGCAGGGAGGGCCCACCGGGGAGATGGCGTGTCGCAGCATGGCCACCCTGACCAGACTGGCTCCGTATGGAGGAGAAGCTCCGCCCCCTTATGAGTGGACCCTCTCGCTGTCCGTGGAGGACGTG GTGCGGGATCTGGAGGAGCGGCTGGTTGAGAAGGAGCACGAGCTAAAACAGATGAGGAGGAACTTGGACGAGAGCGAGGGTGCAATTGCGCAG GTGTTCGAGGGGAAGCAGCGACTgtgggagcaggaggtggaggagctgaagcgcTTGTACGCTGCCAAGCTCAGGCAGGTTTCCCAGCATGCCCAGCGCTCCCAGAGAggcctccagctgcagctgtaCAGGGCCCAGCAGGAGAAGAACAAACTGCAGGAGGAGTTGGAGAGCTGCAGAAGAGAACAAGGCCCAGAGAGCGGAGCTGTGAAGAAGTGCATCAGTCCCACTCTGGAGGAGACGCAGTGGGAG GTGTGCCAGAAGGCCGGAGAGATCTCTCTgctcaagcagcagctcagggacTCGCAGGCCGAGGTGACCCACAAACTGAGCGAGATCTTCCAGCTGAAGACTCAGCTGCGGGAGAGTCGCGGGGAGCTGCGCAGGAAGGAGAGCCAGGTGGAGGCGCTCAAGCtggtcctgcagggggcgcagcGGCGCAGGCTGGGTTCTCAGACCACCAGCGATGAcgggagaggggaggagggcgCAGCCACATCTGCAG GAGGCAGCGGCGGCCACACAGAGGAGCGTCTGCGagcggagctgctgctggagcggcGCCAGAGCGAAGCCCAGGCCACGGTGTTCGAGGAGGAGCGGCAGACGTGGCAGACGGAGAAAGACAAGGTCATCCGCTACCAGAAGGAGCTGCAGGCCAGCTACCTGGAGATGCACCGCCGCAACGAGGAGCTGCAGAGGGAAGTGAGCCAGCTGAGAGCCAGCAGACACCTGGCAGAAGGTCGCGATGGGTCGCTGGAAAGAGAAGTGGCGGAGCTGAAGAGCAGcatgagagaggagagagaggaagagaggtgcTCCTCTGGGCTGCCGTGGATCAACAGGATAGAGTCGTCAGAGATTTGA